Proteins found in one Carassius auratus strain Wakin chromosome 12, ASM336829v1, whole genome shotgun sequence genomic segment:
- the LOC113112099 gene encoding uncharacterized protein LOC113112099 has product MCSYAATIPRQWLISTVRAACALVETSRSSLQASSVERTGFPVVTCDSCSRPSKQRRGSSIMGKPNLRRLASSPADSGCVMDQIRTGNRRSIRLTRKLPLSYVLLAKGRGRAPRGGCTGPPVAQCAAVCLSSPVPDNSYTGQGERAGPVSHSDSTQVAQSTMAGGDNASVICRAVAPPPPPHGSIVPSERGDLSPAPGQGGSLGLARERTNLSALGLSPRVIATIQNARAVSTRSLYGSKWRVFEGWCDGRGLTSYQCSVPDILCFLQDLLEKDRSFSTIKVYLAAISACHVGFEGSTVGQHPLIRRFMKGARRRLPVIRRTVPEWDLSMVLEALSQYPFEPLGSISIKLLSFKTALLLALASAKRVSELHAFSVHPSCTKFSLSRDMVSLRPNPAFMPKCLPAFTSEVLELSAFHPPPFSSLEDEKLNALCPVRALRTYMNRTSAFRKSDQLFISWAPPHGGNPISKQRLSHWLVNAIALAYESKGMQPPGGIRAHSTRGIATSWALFRGVSLKDICSAASWASPHTFVRYYWLDVTNISVAHSVLGVGSA; this is encoded by the coding sequence ATGTGCTCGTACGCTGCGACAATACCACGACAGTGGCTTATATCAACCGTCAGGGCGGCGTGTGCGCTCGTCGAAACTTCACGCTCTAGCTTACAAGCTTCTAGTGTGGAGCGGACGGGTTTTCCTGTCGTTACGTGCGACTCATGTTCCAGGCCTTCTAAACAGAGGCGCGGATCTTCTATCATGGGGAAACCCAATCTACGGAGATTGGCGTCTTCACCCGCAGATAGTGGATGTGTTATGGATCAGATTCGGACAGGCAACCGTAGATCTATTCGCCTCACGCGAAAACTACCATTGTCCTATGTTCTTCTCGCTAAAGGACGTGGACGCGCCCCTCGGGGTGGATGCACTGGCCCACCCGTGGCCCAGTGTGCTGCTGTATGCCTTTCCTCCCCTGTGCCTGATAATTCCTACACTGGCCAGGGTGAGAGGGCAGGGCCTGTCTCTCATTCTGATAGCACCCAGGTGGCCCAAAGCACCATGGCTGGCGGAGATAATGCCTCTGTTATATGCCGAGCCGTGGCGCCTCCCCCCCCCCCGCACGGATCTATTGTCCCAAGCGAACGGGGAGATTTATCACCCGCACCCGGACAGGGTGGCTCTTTGGGCTTGGCCCGTGAGAGGACGAACCTAAGCGCACTTGGGCTTTCGCCGCGTGTGATTGCTACTATACAGAATGCCAGGGCCGTTTCTACGCGATCCTTGTATGGCAGTAAGTGGCGAGTGTTCGAAGGGTGGTGTGATGGGCGTGGTCTCACatcttatcagtgctcagttcctGATATTTTGTGTTTCCTCCAGGACCTCCTAGAAAAAGACAGGTCTTTTTCCACAATTAAGGTCTACTTGGCTGCGATTTCGGCCTGTCATGTGGGCTTTGAGGGCTCAACAGTCGGGCAGCATCCTCTAATCCGCAGATTTATGAAGGGTGCCCGTCGCCGCTTGCCAGTCATCAGGAGGACAGTTCCTGAGTGGGATCTCTCCATGGTGTTGGAGGCTCTGTCTCAATATCCTTTTGAACCTCTTGGAAGTATTTCAATAAAGCTGCTGTCCTTCAAGACAGCTTTGCTCTTGGCCTTGGCATCAGCCAAACGTGTCAGTGAGCTACATGCATTTTCGGTTCATCCCTCGTGCACTAAATTCTCTCTTAGTAGAGATATGGTTTCCCTTAGGCCTAATCCGGCCTTCATGCCGAAGTGCTTGCCTGCGTTCACTTCGGAGGTGTTGGAGCTGTCCGCTTTTCACCCTCCACCTTTTTCCTCGCTGGAGGATGAGAAGCTAAATGCTCTGTGTCCCGTCCGTGCTTTACGGACATATATGAACAGGACCAGTGCTTTCCGGAAGAGCGACCAGCTCTTTATTTCATGGGCACCCCCTCATGGAGGGAATCCTATTTCTAAGCAACGCCTCTCACATTGGCTTGTGAATGCTATAGCTTTGGCTTATGAATCAAAGGGTATGCAGCCACCAGGGGGCATCAGAGCTCATT